Proteins co-encoded in one Xiphophorus couchianus chromosome 16, X_couchianus-1.0, whole genome shotgun sequence genomic window:
- the pla2g10 gene encoding group 10 secretory phospholipase A2 yields MTSYQILLLFSVAVAPVAAHSSHRTKRGLLELAGAIKCSTGRSALAYMMYGCYCGLGGEGWPRDRADWCCHKHDCCYGDAERLGCYTKTAKYHWTCEDREAECEDLEDRCEKFLCKCDKEAAKCLRKAPFIQKYSLWPDFMCGHDHPTCNMY; encoded by the exons ATGACATCTTACCAAATACTTCTCCTGTTCTCTG TGGCTGTGGCTCCTGTGGCTGCACACAGTTCCCACCGGACAAAAAGAGGGTTACTTGAGCTTGCAGGAGCCATCAAATGCAGCACTGGGAGATCTGCTTTGGCTTACATGATGTATGGATGCTACTGTGGGCTGGGGGGTGAGGGGTGGCCCCGTGACAGAGCAGACTG GTGTTGCCACAAGCATGACTGCTGTTACGGAGATGCAGAACGTCTTGGCTGCTACACCAAAACGGCCAAATATCATTGGACTTGCGAGGACAGGGAAGCTGAGTGcg aGGATTTAGAGGACAGATGTGAGAAGTTTTTATGCAAGTGTGACAAAGAGGCAGCCAAGTGTTTGAGAAAAGCACCATTCATCCAGAAATACTCACTATGGCCGGATTTTATGTGCGGCCACGATCACCCAACATGCAACATGTACTGA